The following proteins are co-located in the Vigna unguiculata cultivar IT97K-499-35 chromosome 9, ASM411807v1, whole genome shotgun sequence genome:
- the LOC114196101 gene encoding sugar transport protein 5-like: MAGGVVPVDSSPITNGFVGKITLSIVITCIVAASSGLLFGYDLGISGGVTTMVPFLEKFFPDILRKIGGSEVNMYCVYDSQVLTLFTSSLYLAGLVSSLVASRVTTAVGRRNTMLLGGVVFLLGGSLNAAAQNIVMLILGRVLLGFGVGFTNQAAPLYLSEIAPPKWRGAFNTGFQFFLGVGVLVAGCINFVTAKHTWGWRVSLGIAVVPAAVMTVGALLITDTPNSLVERGKIEQARRALRKARGSSCDVEPELDELIKWSQIAKSVDKEPFKTIFERQYRPHLAMAIAIPFFQQMTGINIVAFYAPNLFQSVGLGHDAALLSAIILGAVSLASLLVSTAVVDRFGRRFLFISGGIVMLVCQISVSVMLAVVTGVHGTKDISKGNAIGVLVLLCFYTAGFGWSWGPLTWLIPSEIFPLKIRTTGQSIAVAVQFITIFILSQTFLTMLCHFKFASFLFYAGWIIVMTLFVILFVPETKGIPLESMYTIWGKHWFWRRFVTQLPQQNLP, encoded by the exons ATGGCGGGTGGGGTGGTTCCTGTGGACTCATCACCAATTACCAATGGCTTCGTTGGCAAGATCACGCTCTCAATCGTCATCACCTGCATCGTTGCTGCATCCAGTGGACTCCTTTTTGGATATGACCTTGGAATTTCAg GAGGAGTGACAACAATGGTGccgtttctggaaaaattcttCCCAGACATACTAAGAAAGATCGGTGGGAGTGAAGTGAACATGTACTGTGTTTATGACAGTCAAGTGTTGACATTGTTCACGTCTTCTCTGTATCTTGCGGGGTTAGTATCATCTCTGGTAGCTAGTCGAGTAACAACAGCAGTGGGTCGAAGAAACACCATGTTATTAGGTGGTGTAGTGTTTCTTCTTGGTGGTTCCCTTAATGCAGCTGCACAGAATATTGTTATGCTCATTCTGGGTCGTGTGCTACTTGGATTTGGGGTCGGTTTCACTAATCAA GCAGCCCCGTTGTACCTTTCTGAAATTGCTCCACCCAAATGGCGAGGAGCATTCAACACAGGCTTCCAATTCTTCCTAGGAGTTGGAGTATTGGTCGCTGGCTGCATAAACTTTGTAACTGCCAAACACACGTGGGGGTGGCGAGTTTCGCTTGGCATCGCTGTGGTGCCGGCGGCGGTTATGACAGTTGGTGCCTTGCTTATAACTGACACTCCCAATAGCTTGGTGGAACGAGGCAAAATAGAACAAGCCAGAAGAGCCTTGCGGAAGGCCAGAGGGTCCTCCTGTGATGTTGAACCCGAATTAGATGAACTCATTAAGTGGTCACAGATTGCAAAATCTGTAGACAAGGAACCCTTCAAAACCATATTTGAGAGGCAGTATCGACCCCATTTGGCCATGGCAATTGCTATCCCATTTTTTCAACAGATGACAGGGATTAACATTGTTGCATTCTATGCTCCTAACCTGTTTCAATCAGTGGGTTTGGGACATGATGCCGCTTTACTTTCTGCCATTATTCTCGGAGCAGTAAGCCTTGCCTCTCTCCTCGTCTCAACTGCTGTTGTTGATCGCTTTGGTCGAAGGTTCTTGTTCATATCTGGTGGCATTGTCATGCTTGTTTGTCAG ATTTCGGTGTCAGTTATGCTAGCAGTGGTAACTGGTGTTCATGGCACAAAGGACATATCAAAAGGCAACGCAATTGGGGTGTTGGTGCTGCTTTGTTTCTACACTGCTGGTTTTGGCTGGTCATGGGGACCTCTGACGTGGCTAATTCCGAGTGAGATTTTCCCGTTAAAAATCAGAACCACTGGACAAAGCATAGCTGTCGCCGTGCAGTTTATTACCATATTTATATTGTCCCAGACATTCCTGACAATGCTGTGCCACTTTAAGTTTGCTTCCTTCCTGTTCTATGCGGGTTGGATTATAGTGATGACACTCTTTGTTATACTTTTCGTGCCAGAAACGAAAGGAATTCCCTTGGAATCAATGTACACCATATGGGGAAAACACTGGTTCTGGCGCCGCTTTGTAACACAACTTCCTCAACAAAATCTTCCTTGA